The following proteins come from a genomic window of Methylorubrum populi:
- the sufC gene encoding Fe-S cluster assembly ATPase SufC — MLEIKNLVVQIEDNRILNGLNLTVNDGEVAAIMGPNGSGKSTLSYVIAGKEDYEVLDGEILLDGQNVLEMAADERAAAGIFLAFQYPLEIPGVGTMTFLKACLNAQRKARGEDELSTPDFIRAVNAAADKLEINKEMLKRALNVGFSGGEKKRMEILQMALLQPKFCVLDETDSGLDIDALRIVSEGVNALRAQGRSFLVITHYQRLLNHIVPDTVHVMSKGQIVKTGGKELALELEASGYAEYRTSEAA, encoded by the coding sequence ATGCTTGAGATCAAAAACCTCGTCGTGCAGATCGAGGACAACCGCATCCTCAACGGCCTGAACCTCACCGTGAACGACGGCGAGGTCGCCGCGATCATGGGCCCGAACGGGTCGGGCAAGTCGACGCTCTCCTACGTCATCGCCGGCAAGGAGGATTACGAGGTTCTCGACGGCGAGATCCTGCTCGACGGGCAGAACGTGCTGGAGATGGCCGCTGACGAGCGCGCCGCCGCGGGCATCTTCCTGGCCTTCCAGTACCCGCTGGAGATCCCCGGCGTCGGCACCATGACCTTCCTCAAGGCCTGCCTCAACGCCCAGCGCAAGGCGCGCGGCGAGGACGAGCTCTCGACCCCCGACTTCATCCGCGCGGTGAACGCGGCCGCCGACAAGCTCGAGATCAACAAGGAGATGCTCAAGCGCGCCCTCAACGTCGGCTTCTCCGGCGGCGAGAAGAAGCGCATGGAGATCCTCCAGATGGCGCTCTTGCAGCCGAAGTTCTGCGTCCTCGACGAGACCGATTCCGGCCTCGACATCGACGCGCTGCGCATCGTCTCCGAGGGCGTGAACGCGCTGCGGGCGCAGGGCCGCTCGTTCCTCGTCATCACCCACTACCAGCGGCTCCTCAACCACATCGTGCCCGACACCGTGCACGTCATGTCGAAGGGCCAGATCGTGAAGACCGGCGGCAAGGAACTGGCGCTGGAGCTCGAGGCCTCCGGCTACGCCGAGTACCGCACGAGCGAGGCTGCGTAA
- a CDS encoding endonuclease domain-containing protein: MDKRPRLNEVSPRLRRFARAQRHDMPHAEALFWEQVRGGRFRGAKFKRQVPISPFIADFFCASAKLVVEIDGPVHETDDRRRRDEARNAWLAAQGFLVLCFSTDLVLSNPGAVMDAVGAAIADRGYPSPASLREAPSATGGEFASALS; encoded by the coding sequence ATGGACAAGCGTCCGAGGCTGAATGAGGTCTCACCCCGCCTGCGCCGCTTCGCTCGCGCACAGCGCCATGACATGCCGCACGCCGAGGCGTTGTTCTGGGAGCAGGTGCGCGGTGGCCGGTTCCGCGGCGCCAAGTTCAAGCGCCAGGTGCCGATCTCGCCCTTCATCGCCGACTTCTTTTGTGCGTCGGCCAAACTGGTCGTGGAGATCGACGGTCCGGTGCATGAGACCGATGATCGTCGCCGACGCGACGAGGCCCGCAATGCGTGGCTGGCAGCCCAGGGCTTCCTCGTCCTGTGCTTCTCCACCGACCTCGTTCTGAGCAATCCCGGTGCGGTGATGGACGCCGTCGGCGCGGCCATCGCGGATCGGGGTTATCCCTCTCCTGCCTCGCTGCGCGAGGCACCCTCCGCCACCGGAGGGGAATTCGCGAGCGCCCTTTCATGA
- a CDS encoding Pls/PosA family non-ribosomal peptide synthetase, which yields MSGLAEAGRREDGPGGSLAGRAVLRGPVRPDLIRRETLADLFRASARARADAPCLIDAAEPGSGGRRPVLTYAEVDARSDAIAAGLFARGIGPGDVVGLWMARGTELLIAQIGITKSGAAWLPFDAEAPADRVAVCLGDAEAKALLVSEALRPQAPEGTPALTTEEVLAAGQGGAPPDLDAAGLTPAHPAYLIYTSGSTGVPKGIVISHANICHFLRSGNAVYGMRADDVVFQGASVAFDLSMEEIWVPYLVGACLFVASPAMMGDVESLPAIIAEAGVTVLDTVPTLLAMIPGDLPSVRLVLLGGEALPEPLVARWATDRRRLFNTYGPTEATVVATAAEMRPGRPVTIGGPIPNYSVYVADEALTLLGPGEQGELLIGGPGVAGGYLKRPELTAEKFVANPYPSDGTDPVLYRSGDAVSMTPEGDIVFHGRIDDQVKIRGFRVELGEIEARIRGEAGINQAAVVLRRDDEVDRLVAFLVPERGADLDRANLRKNLAAQMPPYMVPGHFETVETLPRLTSGKVDRKALRIAPLTVAAADGEQEMPDNETEAALLAAAKRVFGDGPIGLEADFFSELGGHSLLAARFVGAVRETPALAGITLQDVYAGRTLRAMAAGLIERSGGVGAQTAIRDLGFAPPPLLRRALCGLAQAVALPFVIALATAQWLGIFVTYLLLTGGGLGFWGELAVLLLVYIGINAVTATIAIAAKWLILGRTRPGRYPLWGVYYYRWWLAQRLTPLVHIKWLQGSPAIVAYLRLLGAKIGDDVLISDLDVGAADLLSIGRGSSLGGRLVIANAEVVGNELVIGRVAIGEDVAIGTSCVIGPGTAIGDHAEIADLTTVPAGTEVGPAEAWDGSPGRRVGTVDFSALPEPATASPARRAAFGAVYAFLLAAVPAVGLLPIFPAFYIFDQISDNLSEITDVDYHVYLPLLTWPTAMLMTAGTVLLIAAIRWAVLPRATSGTVSIWSGFYLRKWLVALASEVTLETLSSLFATVYMRAWYRLMGARMGRGAEISTNLGSRHDLVSIGANNFIADEVVVGEEEIRRGWMHLHTVETGARVFVGNDGVLPPGTRLPDDVLIGIKSKPPANAQMGPGETWFGSPPIRLPVRQKVDLGSHAQTFEPSVWAKLRRGLFEAFATSFSPMLYISLAICAIDWVFYPEILEGDWLGLAVAFVLASVVIALIQTSSVICLKWLLMGIYRPGMRPMWSWWAMRTEAIAVAYWGLAGKVLLEHLMGTPFLPWVLRLFGVKVGKGTCLLMTDITEFDCVSIGDYAAINRSAALQTHLYEDRIMKVGRVVVGRGVSVGAFSTVLYDSHVGDYARLRPLTIVMKGESIPAHSEWEGAPAVPVVHAAGGAVAKAA from the coding sequence CATCGGCCCCGGCGACGTCGTCGGTCTCTGGATGGCCCGCGGCACCGAGCTGCTGATCGCGCAGATCGGCATCACGAAATCCGGGGCCGCCTGGCTCCCCTTCGACGCCGAGGCGCCCGCCGACCGCGTCGCGGTCTGCCTGGGCGATGCCGAGGCCAAGGCGCTGCTCGTCTCGGAGGCTCTGCGTCCGCAGGCGCCGGAGGGCACGCCCGCGCTCACCACGGAAGAGGTGCTGGCGGCGGGGCAGGGGGGGGCACCGCCCGATCTCGATGCGGCCGGCCTCACCCCGGCGCATCCGGCCTACCTGATCTACACCTCGGGCTCGACCGGCGTGCCGAAGGGCATCGTCATCAGCCACGCCAACATCTGCCACTTCCTGCGCTCGGGCAACGCGGTCTACGGCATGCGCGCCGACGACGTGGTGTTCCAGGGCGCCTCCGTCGCCTTCGATCTCTCGATGGAGGAGATCTGGGTCCCCTATCTCGTCGGCGCCTGCCTGTTCGTGGCGAGCCCGGCCATGATGGGCGACGTGGAATCGCTGCCGGCGATCATCGCGGAAGCCGGTGTCACCGTGCTCGACACGGTGCCGACCCTGCTCGCGATGATCCCCGGCGACCTGCCGAGCGTCCGCCTCGTCCTGCTCGGCGGCGAGGCCCTGCCCGAGCCGCTGGTGGCGCGCTGGGCGACCGATCGGCGGCGCCTGTTCAACACCTACGGCCCGACCGAGGCGACCGTGGTGGCGACCGCCGCCGAGATGCGGCCGGGCCGGCCCGTCACCATCGGCGGCCCGATCCCGAATTATTCCGTCTACGTCGCCGACGAGGCGCTGACCCTGCTCGGTCCCGGTGAGCAAGGCGAATTGCTGATCGGCGGCCCCGGCGTGGCCGGGGGCTATCTCAAGCGGCCCGAACTGACGGCGGAGAAATTCGTCGCCAACCCCTACCCGTCCGACGGGACCGACCCCGTGCTCTACCGCTCGGGCGATGCCGTCTCGATGACGCCGGAGGGCGACATCGTCTTCCACGGCCGCATCGACGATCAGGTCAAGATCCGCGGGTTTCGCGTGGAGCTCGGCGAGATCGAGGCCCGCATCCGCGGCGAGGCGGGAATCAACCAGGCGGCGGTGGTCCTGCGCCGCGACGACGAGGTTGACCGCCTCGTGGCCTTCCTTGTCCCTGAGCGCGGCGCCGATCTCGACCGCGCGAATCTCCGAAAAAATCTGGCGGCGCAGATGCCCCCCTACATGGTGCCCGGCCATTTCGAGACGGTCGAGACCCTGCCCCGGCTCACCTCGGGCAAGGTCGACCGCAAGGCCCTGCGCATCGCCCCGCTCACCGTCGCCGCGGCGGACGGCGAGCAGGAGATGCCCGACAACGAGACCGAGGCCGCCTTGCTGGCGGCGGCGAAGCGGGTGTTCGGCGACGGGCCGATCGGGCTTGAGGCCGACTTCTTCTCCGAACTCGGCGGCCACTCGCTCCTCGCCGCCCGCTTCGTCGGCGCGGTGCGCGAGACGCCCGCGCTCGCCGGCATCACCCTGCAGGACGTCTATGCCGGCCGCACGCTCCGGGCGATGGCGGCGGGCCTGATCGAGCGCAGCGGCGGCGTCGGCGCGCAGACCGCGATCCGCGACCTCGGCTTCGCCCCGCCCCCGCTCCTGCGGCGCGCCCTGTGCGGGCTGGCGCAGGCCGTGGCGCTGCCCTTCGTCATCGCGCTTGCCACGGCGCAGTGGCTCGGCATCTTCGTCACCTATCTGCTGCTCACCGGCGGCGGGCTCGGGTTCTGGGGCGAACTCGCCGTCCTGCTTCTCGTCTATATCGGCATCAACGCGGTCACCGCGACGATCGCGATCGCCGCCAAATGGCTGATCCTCGGGCGCACCAGACCCGGCCGCTACCCGCTCTGGGGCGTCTACTATTACCGCTGGTGGCTGGCGCAGCGCCTGACGCCGCTGGTGCACATCAAGTGGCTCCAGGGCTCGCCCGCCATCGTCGCCTATCTGCGGCTACTCGGCGCGAAGATCGGCGACGACGTGCTGATCTCCGACCTCGATGTCGGCGCCGCCGACCTGCTCAGCATCGGCCGCGGCTCGTCGCTCGGCGGGCGGCTCGTCATCGCCAATGCCGAGGTCGTCGGCAACGAACTCGTTATCGGCCGGGTCGCGATCGGCGAGGATGTCGCCATCGGCACCTCCTGCGTCATCGGCCCCGGCACGGCGATCGGCGACCATGCCGAGATCGCCGATCTCACCACCGTGCCGGCGGGCACCGAGGTCGGCCCGGCCGAGGCCTGGGACGGCTCGCCCGGCCGCCGGGTCGGCACCGTGGACTTCTCCGCCCTGCCCGAACCGGCCACCGCCTCGCCCGCCCGCCGGGCGGCCTTCGGCGCGGTCTACGCCTTCCTGCTCGCGGCGGTGCCGGCGGTCGGCCTGCTGCCGATCTTCCCGGCCTTCTACATCTTCGACCAGATCTCGGATAATCTCTCCGAGATCACCGACGTCGATTACCACGTCTACCTGCCGCTGCTGACCTGGCCCACCGCCATGCTGATGACGGCGGGCACGGTGCTGCTCATCGCCGCCATCCGCTGGGCGGTGCTGCCGCGGGCGACATCCGGCACCGTCTCGATCTGGTCGGGCTTCTACCTGCGCAAGTGGCTGGTGGCGCTCGCCTCCGAGGTGACCTTGGAGACGCTCTCCTCGCTCTTCGCCACCGTCTACATGCGGGCATGGTACCGGCTGATGGGGGCAAGGATGGGCCGGGGCGCCGAGATTTCGACCAATCTCGGCTCGCGCCACGACCTCGTCTCGATCGGCGCCAACAACTTCATCGCCGACGAGGTGGTGGTCGGCGAAGAGGAGATCCGCCGCGGCTGGATGCATCTCCACACCGTCGAGACCGGCGCCCGCGTCTTCGTCGGCAATGACGGCGTGCTGCCGCCGGGCACGCGCCTGCCCGACGACGTCCTGATCGGCATCAAGTCGAAGCCCCCGGCCAACGCGCAGATGGGGCCGGGCGAGACGTGGTTCGGCTCGCCGCCGATCCGCCTGCCGGTGCGGCAGAAGGTCGATCTCGGCTCGCACGCGCAGACCTTCGAGCCGAGCGTGTGGGCCAAGCTGCGGCGCGGCCTGTTCGAGGCCTTCGCCACCTCGTTCTCGCCGATGCTCTACATCTCGCTCGCCATCTGCGCGATCGACTGGGTGTTCTACCCCGAGATCCTCGAAGGCGACTGGCTCGGGCTGGCCGTGGCCTTCGTGCTCGCGAGCGTCGTCATCGCCCTGATCCAGACGAGCAGCGTCATCTGTCTCAAGTGGCTCTTGATGGGGATCTACCGCCCCGGCATGCGGCCGATGTGGTCGTGGTGGGCGATGCGCACCGAGGCCATCGCGGTGGCCTATTGGGGCTTGGCCGGCAAGGTGCTGCTGGAGCACCTGATGGGCACGCCGTTCCTGCCCTGGGTGCTGCGCCTGTTCGGCGTGAAGGTGGGGAAGGGCACCTGCCTGCTGATGACCGACATCACCGAGTTCGACTGCGTCAGCATCGGCGACTACGCGGCGATCAACCGCTCGGCGGCGCTCCAGACCCACCTCTACGAGGACCGCATCATGAAGGTCGGCCGGGTCGTGGTCGGGCGTGGCGTGTCGGTCGGGGCGTTCTCGACCGTGCTCTACGACAGCCATGTCGGCGACTACGCGCGGCTGCGCCCGCTCACCATCGTCATGAAGGGCGAGTCGATCCCGGCCCATTCCGAGTGGGAAGGGGCGCCGGCCGTGCCGGTGGTGCACGCGGCGGGAGGGGCGGTGGCGAAGGCGGCGTGA
- a CDS encoding SufB/SufD family protein, with the protein MADVTNLRSPAEAGLSKLFESSRKAFASESAISREEAFRFFEATGLPSRRVEAFKYTDLRAAITEAAPPAEAPSEDAARAAVAGATGFNEVEAARLTFVNGHLVAALSDLDRIPEGVTVTPLNAALAAGDARLKLLAPVEQVRENPIYQLNTAFLADGALISVAPGAKPQTPVHLRFVGTGEAAFSTATRVLVEIGAGAEFFLLESHEGPSGLTYQPNDALDVRIGAEAAFRHTRLNREGDAAIALSTISVRLDARAQLETVNLVTGAKLSRHQIYLHVAGEDANAVVNGATLLGHGQLADSTLLADHAATGGVGREMFKTVIDGDSTGVFQGKIIVRQVAQQTDGKMKSDCLLLTDDGQMMNKPELEIFADDVACGHGATCGAPDEDLLFYLMARGLPRATAESLLVQAFVGEAVETVTHEGARDALIGGIEAWLAARG; encoded by the coding sequence ATGGCCGACGTCACCAATCTCCGCTCCCCCGCCGAGGCCGGGCTCTCGAAGCTGTTCGAGTCCTCGCGCAAGGCCTTCGCCAGCGAGTCCGCGATCAGCCGCGAGGAGGCGTTCCGCTTCTTCGAGGCGACCGGCCTGCCGAGCCGCCGGGTCGAGGCGTTCAAGTACACGGATCTCCGCGCCGCGATCACCGAGGCCGCCCCGCCCGCCGAGGCGCCGTCCGAGGACGCCGCCCGAGCCGCCGTTGCCGGGGCCACGGGTTTCAACGAGGTCGAGGCCGCGCGCCTCACCTTCGTCAACGGCCATCTCGTGGCCGCGCTCTCCGATCTCGACCGGATTCCCGAGGGCGTCACCGTCACCCCGCTCAACGCGGCGCTTGCGGCGGGCGATGCCCGCCTCAAGCTCCTCGCCCCCGTCGAGCAGGTGCGCGAGAACCCGATCTATCAGCTCAACACCGCCTTCTTGGCGGACGGCGCGCTGATCTCGGTCGCCCCCGGCGCCAAGCCGCAGACGCCGGTTCACCTGCGCTTCGTCGGTACGGGTGAGGCGGCCTTCTCGACCGCGACCCGCGTGCTGGTCGAGATCGGGGCCGGTGCCGAGTTCTTCCTCTTGGAGAGCCACGAGGGGCCGTCCGGGCTGACCTACCAGCCCAACGACGCGCTCGACGTGCGCATCGGCGCCGAGGCCGCCTTCCGCCACACCCGGCTCAACCGGGAAGGGGACGCGGCGATCGCCCTCTCGACGATCTCGGTGCGGCTCGACGCCCGGGCGCAGCTCGAGACGGTCAACCTCGTCACCGGCGCCAAGCTCTCGCGTCACCAGATCTACCTGCACGTCGCGGGCGAGGACGCCAACGCGGTCGTCAACGGCGCGACGCTGCTGGGCCACGGCCAGCTCGCGGACTCGACCCTGCTCGCCGACCACGCGGCGACGGGCGGCGTCGGCCGCGAGATGTTCAAGACGGTGATCGACGGCGATTCCACCGGCGTGTTCCAGGGCAAGATCATCGTCCGCCAGGTCGCGCAGCAGACCGACGGCAAGATGAAGTCCGACTGCCTGCTCCTGACCGACGACGGTCAGATGATGAACAAGCCGGAGCTGGAGATCTTCGCCGACGACGTCGCCTGCGGCCACGGCGCCACCTGCGGCGCCCCGGACGAGGACCTGCTGTTCTACCTCATGGCCCGCGGCCTGCCGCGTGCCACCGCCGAGAGCCTGCTGGTCCAGGCCTTCGTCGGCGAGGCGGTGGAGACGGTCACGCATGAGGGCGCGCGCGACGCGCTGATCGGCGGGATCGAGGCTTGGCTGGCGGCGCGGGGGTGA
- the sufB gene encoding Fe-S cluster assembly protein SufB: MPAVQETIDRVRSIDLDQYKYGFETVIEMEKSEKGLSEDVIRFISARKNEPEWMLEWRLDAYKRWLTMKEPEWARVEYDRVDYNNIYYYAAPKRKGPESLDEIDPEILKTYEKLGIPLREVEVLEGIAPERRVAVDAVFDSVSVATTFKKELEKAGVIFMPISEAIREYPDLVKKYLGSVVPVTDNFFATLNSAVFSDGSFVYIPPGVRCPMELSTYFRINERDTGQFERTLIIADKGSYVSYLEGCTAPKRDDNQLHAAVVELVALEDAEIKYSTVQNWYPGDNEGKGGIYNFVTKRGDCRGARSKISWTQVETGSAITWKYPSCILRGDDSRGEFYSIAVSNGMQQVDSGTKMIHLGKNTTSRIISKGISAGRSQNTYRGLVSAHKKAKGARNFTNCDSLLIGDQCGAHTVPYIESKNASAVFEHEATTSKISEDQKFYCQQRGLSEEEATALIVNGFVRDVLQQLPMEFAVEAQKLISISLEGSVG, translated from the coding sequence ATGCCTGCAGTGCAGGAGACCATTGATCGGGTCCGTTCGATCGACCTCGACCAGTACAAGTACGGCTTCGAGACCGTGATCGAGATGGAGAAGTCCGAGAAGGGCCTCTCCGAGGACGTGATCCGCTTCATCTCGGCGCGTAAGAACGAGCCGGAATGGATGCTCGAATGGCGCCTCGACGCCTACAAGCGCTGGCTCACGATGAAGGAGCCGGAATGGGCGCGGGTCGAGTACGACCGGGTCGATTACAACAACATCTACTATTACGCCGCGCCGAAGCGTAAGGGCCCGGAATCGCTCGACGAGATCGATCCCGAGATCCTGAAGACCTACGAGAAGCTCGGCATCCCGCTGCGCGAGGTTGAGGTGCTGGAAGGCATCGCCCCCGAGCGCCGCGTCGCGGTCGATGCTGTGTTCGACTCGGTCTCGGTGGCGACCACCTTCAAGAAGGAGCTTGAGAAGGCCGGCGTGATCTTCATGCCGATCTCCGAGGCCATCCGCGAATACCCGGACCTGGTGAAGAAGTACCTCGGCTCGGTCGTGCCGGTGACCGACAACTTCTTCGCGACCCTCAACTCGGCCGTCTTCTCCGACGGCTCGTTCGTCTACATCCCGCCGGGCGTGCGCTGCCCGATGGAGCTGTCGACTTACTTTCGCATCAACGAGCGTGACACCGGTCAGTTCGAGCGCACGCTGATCATCGCCGACAAGGGCTCCTACGTCTCGTATCTCGAGGGCTGCACCGCCCCGAAGCGCGACGACAATCAGCTCCACGCCGCGGTGGTCGAGCTGGTGGCGCTGGAGGATGCTGAGATCAAGTACTCGACCGTCCAGAACTGGTACCCCGGCGACAACGAGGGCAAGGGCGGCATCTACAACTTCGTGACGAAGCGCGGCGATTGCCGCGGCGCCCGCTCGAAGATCTCGTGGACGCAGGTCGAGACCGGTTCGGCGATCACGTGGAAGTACCCGTCCTGTATCCTGCGCGGCGACGATTCCCGCGGCGAGTTCTACTCGATCGCGGTGTCGAACGGCATGCAGCAGGTCGATTCCGGCACCAAGATGATCCATCTCGGCAAGAACACGACCAGCCGGATCATCTCGAAGGGCATTTCCGCGGGCCGCTCGCAGAACACCTACCGGGGGCTCGTCTCGGCCCACAAGAAGGCCAAGGGCGCGCGCAACTTCACCAACTGCGACAGCTTGCTGATCGGCGATCAGTGCGGGGCGCACACCGTGCCCTACATCGAGTCGAAGAACGCGTCGGCCGTCTTCGAGCACGAGGCCACCACCTCGAAGATCTCCGAGGACCAGAAGTTCTACTGCCAGCAGCGCGGCCTCTCCGAGGAGGAGGCGACCGCGCTCATCGTCAACGGCTTCGTCCGCGACGTGCTGCAGCAGCTGCCGATGGAGTTCGCGGTCGAGGCCCAGAAGCTGATCTCGATCAGCCTCGAAGGCTCGGTGGGCTAA
- a CDS encoding DUF5397 family protein has protein sequence MLDAKPAAFQEPRSLIGSWRRFGSVGPVYEIVGVTEKATDRPQMRIRVLETGEELDYPLTDLLDDPAEG, from the coding sequence ATGCTCGATGCGAAGCCTGCGGCTTTCCAGGAACCCCGCAGCCTGATCGGCTCATGGCGGCGCTTCGGCTCGGTTGGGCCCGTCTATGAAATCGTCGGTGTGACGGAGAAGGCGACGGATCGCCCGCAGATGCGGATTCGCGTTCTGGAGACGGGCGAGGAACTCGACTACCCGCTCACGGACCTCCTCGACGACCCTGCGGAAGGCTGA
- a CDS encoding cysteine desulfurase family protein: MTSAARSYLDHNATSPVRPEVAMAVARALELPGNPSSIHAEGRAARYALQAARAQLAALVGAHPECVTFTSGGTEAANAVLSGALRKEGRPAPTRLMISATEHPCVAAGHRFAPEAVEVLPVDAAGLLRLDALAARLDACRDESVLVSVHAANNETGVVQPLAEIVRLARAHGRTLVHSDAVQAVGKIPLDFSALGLDALTLSGHKFAAPKGVGALVLAEGVSLETAFLRGGGQEARLRCGTENLPGIVGLGEAAAIAQAALESEAARLAGLRDGLEARLRALAPDAVVFGQGAARLPNTLSFAVPGLEAATALIALDLAGLAVSSGSACASGKVARSPVLAAMGVSPALAAGALRVSFGWNSRADDLSRFVAGFERVVSSLYQRRGQAA; encoded by the coding sequence ATGACGTCAGCGGCGCGCAGCTATCTCGATCACAACGCGACCTCGCCGGTGCGTCCGGAGGTCGCGATGGCGGTTGCGCGCGCGCTCGAACTGCCCGGCAATCCCTCCTCGATCCATGCGGAGGGCCGCGCCGCCCGTTACGCGCTGCAGGCGGCGCGGGCGCAACTCGCCGCCCTCGTCGGGGCGCACCCGGAGTGCGTCACCTTCACCAGCGGCGGCACCGAGGCAGCCAACGCCGTCCTCTCCGGCGCCCTGCGCAAGGAGGGCCGCCCCGCCCCTACCCGCCTGATGATCTCGGCCACCGAGCATCCCTGCGTCGCCGCCGGCCACCGCTTCGCGCCGGAAGCGGTCGAGGTGCTGCCGGTGGACGCGGCGGGCCTGCTGCGCCTCGACGCCCTGGCGGCGCGCCTCGACGCCTGCCGCGACGAGAGCGTGCTGGTCTCGGTCCACGCCGCCAACAACGAGACCGGGGTGGTTCAGCCGCTCGCCGAGATCGTGCGGCTCGCCCGCGCCCACGGGCGGACGCTCGTCCACAGCGACGCGGTCCAGGCGGTCGGAAAGATCCCGCTCGATTTTTCCGCCCTCGGCCTCGACGCCCTGACGCTGTCCGGCCACAAGTTCGCCGCGCCGAAGGGCGTCGGCGCCCTGGTGCTGGCCGAGGGGGTGAGCCTGGAGACCGCCTTCCTGCGCGGCGGCGGCCAGGAGGCGCGCCTGCGCTGCGGCACCGAAAACCTTCCGGGGATCGTCGGCCTGGGCGAGGCGGCGGCGATCGCCCAGGCCGCTCTGGAGAGCGAGGCGGCGCGGCTCGCCGGCTTGCGCGACGGGCTCGAAGCGCGGCTTCGGGCGCTCGCCCCCGACGCGGTCGTGTTCGGGCAGGGCGCGGCGCGCCTGCCCAACACTCTCAGCTTCGCCGTGCCGGGGCTGGAGGCCGCCACGGCGCTGATTGCCCTCGATCTCGCCGGCCTGGCCGTCTCGTCGGGCTCGGCCTGCGCCTCGGGCAAGGTGGCCCGTTCCCCCGTGCTCGCGGCGATGGGCGTGAGCCCTGCGCTCGCCGCAGGGGCGCTGCGCGTCAGCTTCGGCTGGAATTCGCGCGCGGATGACCTGTCACGCTTCGTGGCGGGGTTCGAACGGGTCGTTTCGTCCCTATATCAGCGGCGAGGGCAGGCAGCCTGA
- a CDS encoding alpha/beta hydrolase yields the protein MPEVIFSGPAGRLEGRYQAPKKKGAPIAIVLHPHPQFGGTMNNQIVYNLFYTFANRGFAALRFNFRGVGRSQGAFDHGSGELSDAAAALDWVQSVNPEAKSCWIAGVSFGSWIGMQLLMRRPEIEGFISIAAMANRYDFTFLAPCPSSGLFVHGSEDRVAPAREVIPVIEKVKTQKGVIIEHQMVEGANHFFDGKVDELTQTVDTYLDKRLGAKAETA from the coding sequence ATGCCCGAAGTCATCTTTTCCGGCCCTGCCGGCCGCCTGGAAGGCCGCTATCAGGCGCCCAAGAAGAAGGGCGCGCCGATCGCGATCGTGCTCCACCCGCACCCCCAGTTCGGGGGCACGATGAACAATCAAATCGTGTACAATCTTTTCTACACCTTCGCCAATCGCGGCTTCGCAGCCCTGCGCTTCAATTTCCGCGGGGTCGGGCGCAGCCAGGGCGCCTTCGATCACGGCTCGGGCGAGCTTTCCGACGCGGCGGCGGCTCTGGACTGGGTGCAGTCGGTCAACCCCGAGGCGAAGTCCTGCTGGATCGCGGGCGTGTCGTTCGGCTCATGGATCGGGATGCAGCTGCTGATGCGCCGCCCGGAGATCGAGGGCTTCATCTCGATCGCGGCCATGGCCAACCGCTACGACTTCACCTTCCTGGCGCCCTGCCCCTCCTCCGGCCTGTTCGTGCACGGCTCCGAAGACCGGGTCGCGCCGGCCCGCGAGGTGATCCCGGTGATCGAGAAGGTGAAGACGCAGAAGGGCGTCATCATCGAGCACCAGATGGTCGAGGGCGCCAACCACTTCTTCGACGGCAAGGTCGACGAACTGACCCAGACCGTGGACACCTATCTCGACAAGCGACTCGGAGCGAAGGCCGAGACGGCGTGA
- a CDS encoding virulence factor gives MFAIAFDLVVVETQAHHPKGIAQAYSDIRTVLARQGFDWVQGSLYVSHDEDLAKLFAAITALKALPWFPASVRDLRAFRVEQWSDFTATVKG, from the coding sequence ATGTTCGCCATCGCCTTCGATCTGGTCGTCGTCGAGACGCAGGCCCATCATCCGAAGGGGATCGCACAGGCCTACAGCGACATCCGCACGGTGCTCGCCCGGCAGGGATTCGACTGGGTTCAGGGGAGCCTTTACGTCAGCCATGACGAGGATCTGGCGAAGCTGTTCGCGGCCATCACGGCGCTGAAGGCTCTGCCGTGGTTCCCGGCCTCGGTGCGCGACCTGCGCGCCTTTCGCGTCGAGCAATGGTCGGACTTCACGGCGACCGTCAAAGGCTGA